Proteins encoded in a region of the Micropterus dolomieu isolate WLL.071019.BEF.003 ecotype Adirondacks linkage group LG09, ASM2129224v1, whole genome shotgun sequence genome:
- the LOC123976426 gene encoding cytochrome c oxidase subunit 6B1-like, with protein MSDHIEEKIKNYRTAPFDARFPNTNQTRNCFQNYLDFHRCNKALSAKDQDTAPCDWYQRVYKSLCPMSWVQKWDEQVEAGNFPGKI; from the exons ATGTCTGACCATATCGAGGAGAAGATCAAGAACTACAGGACGGCTCCGTTCGACGCCCGCTTCCCCAACACCAACCAGACCCGCAACTGTTTCCAGAACTATCTGG ATTTCCACAGATGCAACAAAGCTCTGTCTGCCAAAGACCAGGACACAGCTCCCTGTGATTGGTACCAGAGGGTCTACAAGAGCCTCTGCCCCATGAGCTGG GTTCAGAAATGGGACGAGCAGGTGGAGGCAGGAAATTTCCCCGGAAAGATCTAA
- the LOC123976741 gene encoding C-type lectin domain family 6 member A-like, translating into MGVNNGSAILEEEQQETSTDQSLFSHYRQLAHYFSLLCFLLTIITLFQTFCLVQITLMFQSQSILQETKLRDLTNRLEKLNQSYRLLFSQYPALNEYCPVSNSTTSERVCRPCQAGWTHQGEKCFLFSQDRADWISSQYHCLALGGAVATVRTEEEQVFLWKKAQSLSHGDSYWLGLRSSGGDRGWQWSDGSPVEKGPKFWEREPDQTDSRELCGRLAPGDDYRRSWFTYRCSNLLRRICERRQATLQ; encoded by the exons ATGGGAGTGAACAATGGATCGGCTATTTTGGAAGAAGAACAACAGGAAACGTCTACAGACCAAA GCTTGTTCAGTCACTACAGACAGCTGGCTCATtacttctctctgctctgctttctGCTCACCATCATCACTCTGTTCCAGACTTTCTGCT TGGTTCAGATCACCTTGATGTTCCAGTCACAGTCAATCCTGCAGGAAACCAAACTAAGAGATCTGACAAACAGACTGGAGAAGCTCAACCAGTCGTATCGCCTCCTGTTCTCCCAGTATCCAGCTCTGAACGAGTACTGCCCAGTCAGCAACTCCACCACCAGTG AGAGAGTGTGCAGACCATGTCAAGCCGGCTGGACACATCAGGGAGAGAAATGTTTCCTCTTCAGTCAAGACAGAGCGGACTGGATCAGCAGCCAGTACCATTGTCTGGCACTAGGCGGCGCTGTGGCCACAGTTagaacagaggaggagcag GTGTTTCTGTGGAAAAAGGCTCAGAGTCTGAGCCATGGAGACTCGTACTGGCTGGGCCTGAGGAGCAGTGGTGGTGACAGGGGCTGGCAGTGGAGTGACGGCTCCCCGGTGGAAAAGGGACCCAA GTTTTGGGAGCGTGAGCCTGATCAAACAGACAGCAGGGAGCTGTGTGGTCGACTCGCCCCAGGAGACGACTACAGGAGGAGCTGGTTCACTTACAGATGTTCCAACCTTCTCAGGAGGATCTGTGAAAGGAGACAAGCTACTCTACAGtga